Proteins co-encoded in one Capsicum annuum cultivar UCD-10X-F1 chromosome 9, UCD10Xv1.1, whole genome shotgun sequence genomic window:
- the LOC107842212 gene encoding transcription factor MYB101 codes for MAPNGGGVNKNNNGTSIGRNHNTRQVLKKGPWTTTEDAILMEYVKKHGEGNWNAVQRNSGLMRCGKSCRLRWANHLRPHLKKGAFSIDEERLIVELHAKLGNKWARMAAQLPGRTDNEIKNYWNTRLKRRQRAGLPIYPQDIQPQNYQQDQNQQHSTNIPSPFDNNHQNSNYNNNNSPLSLLDIFNPSTMKPSRNIIPHQYQFNNNNPSSSFLTNTNNINNQVKFFRDPRVSLSLTLASSMKNSQLPSMIAPVPNNFSQGYSSSIPAPPLQHNYPNFTTTTRPFSGISSNPNGLILGMGTEQRSIQLSMPETTTTTTSSDHADNNYVVERGLSRGNSGLLEDLLEESQTLTRGEKIEENCNVDNEDNKGKLVWEEYGLTEDAADAILTEESTYNFAHADDNNATQSKHSEDSSSLNSSSGITTKEASLELGNQVDDDIMRFLDNFPLGVPVPDWCDDQQNTSNAQSFECDQIQLSKSSS; via the exons ATGGCCCCAAATGGAGGAGGAGTGAACAAGAACAATAATGGGACATCAATAGGAAGAAATCACAATACAAGGCAAGTACTAAAAAAAGGTCCATGGACAACAACAGAAGATGCAATATTAATGGAGTATGTGAAGAAGCATGGTGAAGGGAATTGGAATGCAGTACAAAGGAATTCAGGTTTAATGAGATGTGGTAAAAGTTGTAGGTTAAGATGGGCTAATCATTTGAGACCACATCTCAAAAAAGGTGCTTTTTCTATAGATGAAGAAAGACTTATTGTGGAACTTCATGCTAAACTTGGAAACAAATGGGCTCGTATGGCTGCTCAG TTGCCTGGTAGAACGGATAATGAAATCAAGAATTATTGGAACACGAGACTGAAGAGAAGACAAAGAGCTGGATTACCAATATACCCTCAAGACATACAACCACAAAATTACCAACAAGATCAAAACCAACAACATAGTACTAATATCCCTTCACCATTTGATAATAATCACCAAAATTCCaattacaacaataataattCCCCTCTTTCCCTTTTAGATATCTTCAATCCATCAACTATGAAACCTAGTAGAAACATTATTCCACATCAATATCAATTCAACAATAATAACCCTAGTTCTTCATTTctcacaaatacaaataatatcaaCAATCAAGTCAAGTTTTTCCGAGACCCTCGCGTTAGCCTTTCTCTAACATTAGCATCATCGATGAAGAATTCACAACTTCCTTCAATGATAGCGCCCGTGCCTAATAATTTTAGTCAGGGCTATTCTAGTTCAATCCCGGCTCCACCACTTCAGCATAACTATCCAAATTTCACCACAACTACAAGACCTTTTTCCGGAATTTCTTCAAACCCTAATGGTTTAATCTTAG GTATGGGCACAGAGCAACGTTCAATCCAATTGTCCATGCCTgagactacaacaacaacaacatcaagtGATCATGCTGATAATAATTACGTTGTTGAACGTGGATTATCGCGCGGTAATAGTGGATTATTGGAAGACTTATTAGAGGAATCTCAGACATTAACAAGAGgtgaaaaaatagaggaaaattgTAATGTTGATAATGAGGATAATAAAGGGAAATTAGTGTGGGAAGAATATGGATTAACAGAAGATGCAGCAGATGCAATTTTAACTGAAGAATCAACATATAATTTTGCTCATGCTGATGATAATAATGCTACACAAAGTAAACATTCTGAAGATTCAAGTTCTCTCAATTCATCCTCAG ggaTAACAACAAAGGAAGCTTCATTAGAGTTGGGTAATCAAGTGGATGATGATATTATgagatttcttgataattttccACTAGGTGTACCTGTTCCTGATTGGTGTGATGATCAACAAAATACATCAAATGCCCAATCATTTGAATGTGACCAAATTCAATTGTCAAAATCAAGTTCATGA
- the LOC107842210 gene encoding recQ-mediated genome instability protein 1 isoform X1, with amino-acid sequence MSRRRHQIICSSSSDDEDNDENYDPHQLSAAAAAATATATATATGNEENQQPNNNSNNIEMEILESSNNFQSVTLNSPNQVPTTPVSEPIGNVAVAAADCGIGRVLEGLGLRLRREWLDSCVRGLEGRGRFSGLDDTEKAKMSFEQFLYSDMNYCGAGMLPRDVHKLHLVDLKGPFVLQVDEIVNISCPLRDRYQKAAAGIKRCLKLSMTDGIQRVFGMEYRPIKDLDVLAPSGLKVAICNVHIRHGLMMLVPEVIEVLGGMVEELEEARQRLVNEINKPPRGKRTRSGVVPPLANRATNAAWPREGVTAPEHADTSSRQSMHFQVPQQGMSGVATSATEEIHPITPGLPSAPTITTPVYRRDAQSNFPSTPAVSVPFNMNVTRPTFPSHAASHAEDIHMADMTTECIDVPIRREHNDPVRLSSSSMELEELLPDVRSGPATPASSRSRGSVPVSSGSVHNEDVEPDSLSTAATDVEEIDLVDELDHPFILSGGKENPFTYLASLSAKQAGMNGSASAVTGKIKCFLTGVKGFQYRQTSKYELRVYVDDGSLISEILIDHSLVQKKISFSPEEVTAAISSSDSKRVSDMKETLKCFQKFLINFEGTMLVHLNVGSPVPVATEMNQGCPASDARLLLKRLKPSTSPRAHHLHQPETIYLSP; translated from the exons ATGAGCAGAAGACGCCACCAAATCATCTGTTCTTCTTCCTCCGACGACGAAGACAATGACGAGAACTACGATCCTCATCAACTCTCTGCCGCCGCCGCCGCCGCCACCGCCACCGCCACCGCCACCGCCACTGGCAACGAAGAAAACCAACAACCTaataacaacagcaacaacatcgAAATGGAAATTCTAGAATCTTCTAACAACTTCCAATCCGTAACCCTAAATTCTCCGAACCAAGTCCCTACTACACCTGTCAGTGAACCTATTGGGAATGTGGCGGTGGCAGCAGCGGATTGTGGTATTGGTAGGGTATTGGAAGGATTAGGGTTGAGATTGCGGAGGGAATGGTTAGATTCGTGTGTTAGAGGACTTGAAGGAAGAGGGAGGTTTTCGGGATTGGATGATACGGAGAAGGCGAAGATGTCTTTTGAGCAGTTTTTGTATTCGGATATGAATTATTGTGGTGCAGGAATGCTTCCAAGAGATGTTCATAAGTTGCATTTGGTTGATCTTAAAGGACCCTTTGTTCTTCAG GTAGATGAGATTGTGAATATCAGTTGTCCTCTTCGAGATAGGTACCAGAAAGCAGCTGCTGGAATAAAGAGGTGTCTgaaattgtccatgactgatggCATTCAGCGTGTATTTGGGATGGAGTACAGGCCAATAAAAGATCTCGACGTTCTGGCTCCTTCTGGACTGAAG GTTGCTATCTGTAATGTTCACATTAGGCATGGACTTATGATGTTGGTCCCTGAAGTAATTGAAGTTCTGGGTGGGATGGTGGAAGAGTTAGAAGAAGCAAGACAGCGGCTAGTTAATGAAATAAATAAGCCACCAAGGGGGAAAAG AACAAGGTCTGGAGTGGTTCCTCCTTTGGCAAATAGAGCTACTAATGCTGCATGGCCACGAGAAGGTGTTACAGCTCCAGAGCACGCCGATACTTCCTCAAGACAAAGTATGCATTTTCAGGTTCCTCAGCAAG GAATGTCTGGCGTTGCTACTTCTGCAACAGAAGAAATTCATCCCATTACACCTGGCTTGCCATCTGCTCCGACAATTACCACTCCTGTTTATAGAAGAGATGCTCAATCTAATTTTCCGTCTACTCCAGCTGTTTCTGTCCCATTCAATATGAACGTTACTAGGCCTACCTTTCCATCTCATGCAGCTAGTCATGCAGAGGATATCCATATGGCTGACATGACCACTGAATGCATTGATGTTCCAATTAGAAGGGAACATAATGACCCTGTCCGTTTGTCTTCTTCCTCCATGGAACTGGAGGAACTTCTGCCAGATGTTAGAAGTGGCCCTGCCACACCTGCCAGTAGCAGGAGCAGAGGAAGTGTTCCTGTCTCTAGCGGTAGTGTCCATAATGAAGATGTAGAGCCAGACTCATTGTCTACTGCAGCAACTGACGTTGAAGAAATTGATTTGGTTGATGAGTTGGACCATCCATTCATTCTTTCTGGAGGGAAGGAAAACCCTTTCACTTACCTAGCCAGTCTGTCGGCTAAGCAGGCTGGTATGAATGGTAGTGCTTCCGCTGTTACAGGAAAAATTAAG TGCTTTCTTACTGGTGTGAAGGGCTTTCAATATAGACAGACGAGTAAATACGAGCTTCGGGTTTATGTTGACGATGGCAGCCTAATCTCTGAGATCCTTATAGATCATTCT CTTGTGCAGAAGAAAATCAGCTTTTCTCCTGAAGAGGTAACTGCTGCTATTAGTTCTTCAGATAGTAAACGAGTCAGTGATATGAAGGAGACACTGAAATGTTTCCAgaaattcttgattaattttgaG GGAACAATGCTTGTACATTTGAATGTAGGATCCCCAGTTCCAGTTGCTACTGAAATGAACCAGGGGTGTCCTGCCTCTGATGCGCGATTGcttctcaaaagactaaagccCTCTACTTCTCCGCGAGCACATCACCTTCATCAACCAGAAACCATCTATTTATCCCCTTGA
- the LOC107842210 gene encoding recQ-mediated genome instability protein 1 isoform X2: MSRRRHQIICSSSSDDEDNDENYDPHQLSAAAAAATATATATATGNEENQQPNNNSNNIEMEILESSNNFQSVTLNSPNQVPTTPVSEPIGNVAVAAADCGIGRVLEGLGLRLRREWLDSCVRGLEGRGRFSGLDDTEKAKMSFEQFLYSDMNYCGAGMLPRDVHKLHLVDLKGPFVLQVDEIVNISCPLRDRYQKAAAGIKRCLKLSMTDGIQRVFGMEYRPIKDLDVLAPSGLKVAICNVHIRHGLMMLVPEVIEVLGGMVEELEEARQRLVNEINKPPRGKRTRSGVVPPLANRATNAAWPREGVTAPEHADTSSRQSMHFQVPQQGMSGVATSATEEIHPITPGLPSAPTITTPVYRRDAQSNFPSTPAVSVPFNMNVTRPTFPSHAASHAEDIHMADMTTECIDVPIRREHNDPVRLSSSSMELEELLPDVRSGPATPASSRSRGSVPVSSGSVHNEDVEPDSLSTAATDVEEIDLVDELDHPFILSGGKENPFTYLASLSAKQAGMNGSASAVTGKIKLVQKKISFSPEEVTAAISSSDSKRVSDMKETLKCFQKFLINFEGTMLVHLNVGSPVPVATEMNQGCPASDARLLLKRLKPSTSPRAHHLHQPETIYLSP; encoded by the exons ATGAGCAGAAGACGCCACCAAATCATCTGTTCTTCTTCCTCCGACGACGAAGACAATGACGAGAACTACGATCCTCATCAACTCTCTGCCGCCGCCGCCGCCGCCACCGCCACCGCCACCGCCACCGCCACTGGCAACGAAGAAAACCAACAACCTaataacaacagcaacaacatcgAAATGGAAATTCTAGAATCTTCTAACAACTTCCAATCCGTAACCCTAAATTCTCCGAACCAAGTCCCTACTACACCTGTCAGTGAACCTATTGGGAATGTGGCGGTGGCAGCAGCGGATTGTGGTATTGGTAGGGTATTGGAAGGATTAGGGTTGAGATTGCGGAGGGAATGGTTAGATTCGTGTGTTAGAGGACTTGAAGGAAGAGGGAGGTTTTCGGGATTGGATGATACGGAGAAGGCGAAGATGTCTTTTGAGCAGTTTTTGTATTCGGATATGAATTATTGTGGTGCAGGAATGCTTCCAAGAGATGTTCATAAGTTGCATTTGGTTGATCTTAAAGGACCCTTTGTTCTTCAG GTAGATGAGATTGTGAATATCAGTTGTCCTCTTCGAGATAGGTACCAGAAAGCAGCTGCTGGAATAAAGAGGTGTCTgaaattgtccatgactgatggCATTCAGCGTGTATTTGGGATGGAGTACAGGCCAATAAAAGATCTCGACGTTCTGGCTCCTTCTGGACTGAAG GTTGCTATCTGTAATGTTCACATTAGGCATGGACTTATGATGTTGGTCCCTGAAGTAATTGAAGTTCTGGGTGGGATGGTGGAAGAGTTAGAAGAAGCAAGACAGCGGCTAGTTAATGAAATAAATAAGCCACCAAGGGGGAAAAG AACAAGGTCTGGAGTGGTTCCTCCTTTGGCAAATAGAGCTACTAATGCTGCATGGCCACGAGAAGGTGTTACAGCTCCAGAGCACGCCGATACTTCCTCAAGACAAAGTATGCATTTTCAGGTTCCTCAGCAAG GAATGTCTGGCGTTGCTACTTCTGCAACAGAAGAAATTCATCCCATTACACCTGGCTTGCCATCTGCTCCGACAATTACCACTCCTGTTTATAGAAGAGATGCTCAATCTAATTTTCCGTCTACTCCAGCTGTTTCTGTCCCATTCAATATGAACGTTACTAGGCCTACCTTTCCATCTCATGCAGCTAGTCATGCAGAGGATATCCATATGGCTGACATGACCACTGAATGCATTGATGTTCCAATTAGAAGGGAACATAATGACCCTGTCCGTTTGTCTTCTTCCTCCATGGAACTGGAGGAACTTCTGCCAGATGTTAGAAGTGGCCCTGCCACACCTGCCAGTAGCAGGAGCAGAGGAAGTGTTCCTGTCTCTAGCGGTAGTGTCCATAATGAAGATGTAGAGCCAGACTCATTGTCTACTGCAGCAACTGACGTTGAAGAAATTGATTTGGTTGATGAGTTGGACCATCCATTCATTCTTTCTGGAGGGAAGGAAAACCCTTTCACTTACCTAGCCAGTCTGTCGGCTAAGCAGGCTGGTATGAATGGTAGTGCTTCCGCTGTTACAGGAAAAATTAAG CTTGTGCAGAAGAAAATCAGCTTTTCTCCTGAAGAGGTAACTGCTGCTATTAGTTCTTCAGATAGTAAACGAGTCAGTGATATGAAGGAGACACTGAAATGTTTCCAgaaattcttgattaattttgaG GGAACAATGCTTGTACATTTGAATGTAGGATCCCCAGTTCCAGTTGCTACTGAAATGAACCAGGGGTGTCCTGCCTCTGATGCGCGATTGcttctcaaaagactaaagccCTCTACTTCTCCGCGAGCACATCACCTTCATCAACCAGAAACCATCTATTTATCCCCTTGA